A stretch of the Polaribacter pacificus genome encodes the following:
- a CDS encoding carboxymuconolactone decarboxylase family protein — protein MPNKVEEFNAYRQKMNEKLLSTDNKVIKRIFNLDTNAFSQGHLPEKTKELLGLVASAVLRCDDCIAYHLETAYKNGVSKEEMMETMSIATLVGGTIVIPHLRRAYEFWEALEAQNSTN, from the coding sequence ATGCCAAATAAAGTTGAAGAGTTTAATGCCTATCGTCAAAAAATGAACGAGAAGCTCTTGAGTACAGACAACAAGGTGATTAAAAGAATTTTTAATCTAGATACCAATGCCTTTAGTCAAGGGCATTTACCAGAAAAGACCAAAGAATTACTAGGTTTGGTGGCTTCTGCTGTGTTACGTTGTGATGATTGTATCGCTTACCATCTAGAAACTGCCTATAAAAATGGTGTAAGCAAAGAAGAAATGATGGAAACCATGTCTATAGCAACACTTGTTGGAGGCACAATCGTGATTCCACATTTAAGAAGAGCCTATGAATTTTGGGAGGCCTTAGAAGCACAAAATAGTACAAACTAA
- the tatC gene encoding twin-arginine translocase subunit TatC, translated as MSKEQKEMSFLGHLEELRWHLVRSSVAIMLVAVVAFIFQKQVFNNFLIAHLKPDFVTYQFFCKIFASIGIESGFCNVNFPQKLQSLELTQQFMSSIWISFVLGIIVSFPYILWEMWRFIAPGLHENEQKRSRGFLFIASLLFFIGVLFSYYVIAPMSVSFFYGYQISDMIVNNFTMNSYISLITNTLLGVSLIFELPVLIYFLAKIGLVTPEFLRKYRKHAFVVVLILAAIITPPDVGTQIIVSIPIVILYEVSIYIANIVVKKQEKNAK; from the coding sequence CATTTGGTAAGGAGCTCTGTTGCCATTATGCTGGTTGCAGTTGTTGCTTTTATTTTTCAAAAACAAGTCTTTAATAATTTTTTGATTGCCCACTTAAAACCTGATTTTGTTACCTACCAGTTTTTTTGCAAAATTTTTGCCAGTATAGGTATAGAAAGTGGTTTTTGCAATGTTAATTTCCCTCAAAAACTACAATCTTTAGAATTGACCCAACAATTTATGAGTTCTATATGGATCTCATTTGTGTTAGGTATTATTGTTTCATTTCCATATATACTATGGGAAATGTGGCGCTTTATTGCTCCAGGATTGCATGAAAACGAACAAAAAAGATCTAGAGGGTTTTTATTCATTGCTTCGTTGTTGTTTTTTATTGGTGTTTTATTTAGTTACTATGTGATTGCACCCATGTCAGTTTCGTTTTTTTACGGCTATCAAATTAGTGACATGATTGTAAATAACTTTACAATGAACTCATACATTAGCTTAATTACCAATACCTTACTTGGTGTTTCGTTAATTTTTGAATTGCCTGTATTAATCTATTTCTTAGCGAAAATTGGTTTGGTGACACCCGAATTTTTAAGAAAGTATCGCAAGCATGCCTTTGTAGTTGTTTTGATTTTAGCTGCGATTATCACGCCACCAGATGTAGGAACACAAATTATTGTTTCTATCCCTATCGTTATTTTATATGAAGTAAGTATTTATATCGCTAATATTGTAGTTAAAAAACAAGAAAAAAATGCCAAATAA